TACGGACTGATCGGCCTCAAGACGCACTGCAAGACGTGTCTGGTGGTGCGCCGGGAGGGCGCGACCATCCGCCGCTACTGCCATATCGGCACCGGCAATTACAACCCGAAGACCGCGCGGCTCTACGAGGATGTCGGATTGCTCACCGCCGCACCGGAAATCGGCGCGGACCTGACCGACCTGTTCAATTCGCTGACGGGTTACTCACGAAAAGAGAACTACCGCAACCTGCTCGTCGCACCGCACGGCGTGCGCGCCGGGATCATCGAACGGATCCAGCGCGAGACCGAGTTGGCCAGGGCGGGCGCGGATGCCCGAATCCGGCTGAAGGCCAACGCCATCGTCGACGAGGAGATCATCGACGCGCTCTATCGGGCCTCGCTGGCCGGCGTGCCGGTGCAGATCGTGGTGCGCGGGATCTGCGGGCTGCGGCCCGGGGTGCCGGGCATGAGCGAGAACATCGAGGTGCGCTCGATCCTCGGCCGCTTCCTCGAACACTCCCGCGTTCTGCACTTCCAGGCCCAGGATCAGTACTGGATCGGCAGCGCCGACATGATGCACCGCAACCTCGATCGGCGCGTGGAAGTGATGGCGCAGGTGAAGGATCCGCGGCTGACCGAACAACTCGGCCAGGTTTTCGACTCCGCCCTGCATCCCAATACCCGCTGCTGGGTACTCCGCTCGGATGGTAATTGGCTCGCTTGGCCGGAGCACGCCGGAGATGACGACGTGAAAGTACGGGACCACCAGGAATTCCTCATGCGGCTGCGGAGGCCCGATCAGCAGTGAACGGTCGCACCGGGTACGAGATGGAAGGGGGTCCCTTCTGGGACCCCCGGGTAACCGCCAACATTCACGCCGCGGGCGCGGTGGTGTGGCGCAGGACGCCGAGCGGCACGATCGAGATCGCCGTCGTACATCGACCCAAGTATCAGGATTGGTCGCTGCCCAAGGGCAAGCTCGACCCGGGCGAGACGCCGGTGCTCGCCGGGCTACGCGAGGTGCGCGAGGAGACCGGGCTGGACTGCAAGCTCGGTCGCTACCTCGGACACGTCACCTACCCGATTCCGGGGCACCGCAAGCTGAAGCGGGTCGACTACTGGGCCGCGACGGTGGCCGGTGGTGAGTTCAGCGCCAATAGCGAAGTGGACGTGCTGAATTGGCATCCGCTGGATCGGGTGATGGATCAGCTGTCCTACCCGATGGACCGGCAGGTGGTCCGCGCGTTCACCCGGCTGCCACCGGATACCAGCACCCTGCTGCTGGTGCGGCACGCGAAAGCTGGTCGGCGCGACCGCTTCTCCGGTCCGGACCCGCTGCGTCCGCTGGATCGGGAGGGGCAGTCCCAATCCCGGGTGCTGGTGCCGAATCTGCTGGCGTTCGGGGCATCTGAGATTCATTCGGCCGATCCGGTGCGCTGTGTGCAGACGGTGACACCGTTGGCGGAGAAGCTCGGCACCGAGATCGTGCTCGAGCCGCTGCTGTCCGAAACCGGTTATGCCGCAGCGCAGGACGAGGCGCGCGAGCGACTCGTCTCGCTGGTCTCGGAGACCGAGGTTCGCGTTGTGTGCAGTCAGGGCAAGGTGATTCCGGATCTGCTGCAATGGTGGGCCGACCGGGACGGCGTCACACTACCTTCCGCGCGCAACCGCAAGGGCAGCGTCTGGGTACTGTCCTGCCACCGCGGCCGGCTCGTCGCGGCCGACCACATGGACCGCACCTTGTCCGCCGACGTCGTTCGAGCCTGAGCGCACCCGCCCCCCAAAGCCGGACCCC
This genomic stretch from Nocardia brasiliensis ATCC 700358 harbors:
- a CDS encoding NUDIX hydrolase, which produces MEGGPFWDPRVTANIHAAGAVVWRRTPSGTIEIAVVHRPKYQDWSLPKGKLDPGETPVLAGLREVREETGLDCKLGRYLGHVTYPIPGHRKLKRVDYWAATVAGGEFSANSEVDVLNWHPLDRVMDQLSYPMDRQVVRAFTRLPPDTSTLLLVRHAKAGRRDRFSGPDPLRPLDREGQSQSRVLVPNLLAFGASEIHSADPVRCVQTVTPLAEKLGTEIVLEPLLSETGYAAAQDEARERLVSLVSETEVRVVCSQGKVIPDLLQWWADRDGVTLPSARNRKGSVWVLSCHRGRLVAADHMDRTLSADVVRA